A window from Primulina huaijiensis isolate GDHJ02 chromosome 11, ASM1229523v2, whole genome shotgun sequence encodes these proteins:
- the LOC140988331 gene encoding uncharacterized protein, protein MVKWTIELEEYDIEYKPRIAIKAQALTDFLIELIQPGEEEVWRAFVDGASNLSGCEVGVVLIAPSGEKIKLALRIDSMVTKNEAEYDVVLAELQAVEEVGAYRVIIYSDSQLVTQQIKGTYEAKNEKMLKYLALIKARAAALTDWSIEQIPRKENGEADTLAKLAASMSDISTREVLCFTRLVLSVDEEVPLIQRNSWMTPLIKYIVHGKLAEDRARAVKIKKQAPRFVFSNDVLYRRSYQGPLLKCLSENEVEYVLREIHEGCCCEHLGGTALSRKAILAGFWWPQINQDAARLVQKCKGCQHHYNFQHRPAADMQPVSASCPFDQWGLDIVGPFPIARAQKKFFLVAVDYFSKRVEAEPLAKIAEEKSWAIELDLVEERRDRAAIRMEAFRSRIMKSYNNHVRSRDFQVGDLVMKKIKPVGDVGKLESRWEGPFKVIQRVSSGAAYYLEDSQGRALKRPWNAFHLKKYYV, encoded by the exons ATGGTTAAGTGGACTATAGAGCTTGAGGAGTATGACATTGAATATAAACCTCGAATTGCTATTAAAGCCCAAGCATTAACAGACTTCTTAATAGAGCTGATTCAACCAGGAGAAGAAGAGGTATGGAGAGCTTTTGTTGATGGTGCATCGAATTTATCAGGATGTGAAGTTGGGGTGGTCCTGATTGCCCCATCAGGTGAGAAGATCAAGCTGGCTCTAAGAATCGACTCCATGGTCACCAAAAATGAAGCAGAATATGACGTCGTTCTGGCAGAGTTGCAGGCTGTCGAGGAAGTCGGTGCTTACCGGGTCATTATTTATTCCGACTCTCAATTGGTCACCCAGCAAATCAAGGGAACCTATGAagccaaaaatgaaaaaatgctCAAATATTTGGCACTCATCAAAGCCCGGGCAGCGGCTCTAACCGACTGGAGCATTGAACAGATCCCTAGAAAAGAAAACGGAGAAGCTGATACCTTAGCCAAATTAGCAGCTTCCATGTCAGATATAAGCACCCGGGAGGTCCTCTGTTTCACCCGGTTGGTACTTTCTGTTGATGAAGAAGTACCCCTGATTCAGAGGAACTCATGGATGACTCCTCTCATTAAATATATAGTCCATGGCAAGCTCGCAGAAGATCGGGCTCGGGCTGTAAAAATCAAAAAACAAGCACCCAGGTTCGTCTTTTCGAATGATGTTTTATATAGGCGATCATATCAAGGCCCTTTGCTCAAATGCTTATCAGAGAATGAGGTAGAGTATGTCCTCCGAGAAATACACGAGGGGTGCTGTTGTGAACACCTCGGTGGGACTGCCCTGTCTCGGAAAGCTATATTGGCCGGATTTTGGTGGCCCCAAATAAATCAAGATGCTGCCCGACTTGTTCAAAAATGCAAGGGTTGCCAACAccattataattttcaacaccGCCCAGCTGCTGATATGCAACCTGTCTCAGCATCTTGTCCTTTTGATCAATGGGGGTTGGATATCGTGGGGCCTTTCCCCATAGCCCGGGCCCAGAAAAAATTCTTTCTTGTGGCTGTGGATTATTTCTCTAAGCGAGTAGAAGCCGAGCCATTAGCCAAAATTGCTGAGGAAAAG TCCTGGGCCATTGAACTTGATCTAGTTGAAGAAAGGAGAGATCGGGCAGCCATTCGGATGGAAGCTTTTCGCAGCCGGATAATGAAATCCTATAACAATCATGTTCGATCACGAGATTTCCAGGTTGGGGACCTAGTCATGAAAAAGATCAAACCAGTGGGTGATGTGGGGAAATTAGAATCACGGTGGGAAGGACCTTTCAAAGTGATTCAGAGAGTTAGCTCGGGGGCGGCTTACTATCTGGAGGACTCTCAAGGACGTGCCCTTAAAAGGCCATGGAATGCTTTTCATTTGaagaaatattatgtttaa
- the LOC140988330 gene encoding uncharacterized protein, translating to MISGRSTDGDSNRARKAKSRKECLAVDGSGRNEPVISFGPEDLRRVSLPHNDALVIQARVANYDVLRVFVDNGSSVNVIFKEAQVQMDLLEYQLEAVETALFSFAGHAVYPDGEITLPLTLGTGDLRETVMTVFTVVDAQSSYNIILGRPAVNEMRAVASTYHQKIKFPVQGRVVEVKGDQPSSRKCYGETVRVDQKKARREEKGSKESQADEVAKGREVHFFAEEVQEAVEIEPGKHIRVARDINASTWELAGISPQVAEHKLNILPGSWPVKQKKRHSGPEKDKVIEEQVYHQIPLALEDQDKASFITFVGTFCYVVMPFGLKKARATYQCLMNNVFQKQIGRNIEVYVDDIFIKTREVSYFIDDLVETFTTLKQYGIKLNPAKCVFKVISGKFLGFLVTDRGIEVNPEKIKAIMDMSSPRSVRDVQKLTGRIAALSRFISRSAHLSYPFFQVLRKAQKFGWDDKCEQSFQDMKKHLAELPVLVKPKPGKNYGSIFLLLSMLLVRCLSWKKGSTRSQYIMSVMPFEEQN from the exons atgatttcagGAAGGTCCACAGATGGTGATTCCAACCGGGCTCGGAAGGCAAAAAGTAGAAAGGAGTGCTTGGCGGTTGATGGTAGTGGGAGAAACGAGCCAGTTATCAGCTTTGGCCCAGAAGACCTCAGGAGAGTCAGtctaccccacaatgatgctCTTGTTATCCAAGCCCGAGTGGCTAATTATGATGTATTAAGAGTATTTGTTGACAATGGCAGCTCTGTCAATGTCATCTTTAAAGAGGCACAGGTCCAAATGGATTTGCTCGAATATCAGTTAGAGGCGGTTGAGACTGCCCTGTTTTCTTTTGCTGGACATGCCGTGTACCCTGATGGGGAAATCACCTTGCCACTGACCTTGGGAACCGGGGACTTGAGGGAAACTGTGATGACAGTCTTTACAGTGGTGGATGCCCAGTCCTCATACAACATCATCTTGGGGAGGCCAGCCGTGAATGAGATGAGAGCTGTGGCCTCCACTTAtcaccaaaaaattaaatttccagTACAAGGACGGGTCGTAGAAGTCAAGGGAGACCAACCTTCTTCCCGGAAGTGCTATGGGGAGACAGTCCGGGTAGATCAGAAGAAGGCAAGAAGGGAGGAGAAAGGGAGTAAGGAAAGTCAAGCAGATGAGGTGGCCAAGGGAAGGGAAGTACATTTCTTTGCAGAGGAAGTACAAGAGGCAGTAGAGATTGAGCCCGGGAAACACATTCGGGTGGCTCGAGACATCAACGCGTCCACCTGG GAACTAGCCGGGATCTCACCCCAAGTGGCTGAgcataaattaaatatcctCCCGGGATCCTGGCCTGTGAAACAGAAGAAGAGGCACTCCGGCCCTGAAAAAGATAAAGTCATTGAAGAGCAG GTGTACCACCAAATCCCCTTGGCTcttgaagatcaagataaagccAGTTTTATCACTTTCGTGGGCACCTTCTGCTACGTTGTTATGCCCTTCGGATTGAAGAAAGCTCGGGCCACGTACCAATGTTTGATGAACAATGTTTTTCAGAAGCAGATAGGCAGAAACATTGaagtatatgtggatgatatcttTATCAAGACCCGGGAAGTCTCCTACTTTATTGATGATTTGGTTGAGACCTTCACCACCTTGAAACAATATGGAATAAAGCTCAACCCGGCTAAGTGTGTATTTAAGGTAATAAGCGGGAAATTTTTGGGGTTCTTGGTGACTGATAGGGGAATCGAAGTCAATcccgaaaaaatcaaagcaataaTGGACATGTCTTCCCCTCGATCTGTCCGGGATGTACAAAAACTGACCGGGAGAATTGCAGCCCTTTCACGCTTCATTTCTCGATCTGCTCATTTAAGTTATCCATTTTTCCAAGTTCTAAGAAAAGCGCAAAAATTTGGCTGGGATGACAAATGTGAGCAATCTTTTCAAGACATGAAGAAGCATTTGGCCGAGTTGCCTGTCTTGGTAAAACCAAAACCCGGGAAAAATTATGGATCTATTTTTCTGCTACTGAGTATGCTGTTAGTTCGGTGCTTGTCATGGAAGAAAGGGTCGACGAGAAGCCAGTATATTATGTCAGTCATGCCCTTCGAGGAGCAGAATTGA